Genomic segment of Dehalococcoidia bacterium:
TCTGCTTCCTCGTATATCGGCCAGTACATTTTTGCACCCAGGTGGTTAGAAAGTCCTGTAGAAGGCAGCATTGCAGCACACATACCTAATTGGTTCTTGACTCGACGCAATTCTTCGACAGCAGCGTCAGGTTCCTGCATCGGAATTAATGCTACCGGGTGCAATCTATTGTCTTTTTCTGTGTAAGCTTCTGTGATCCAGTCGTTATATGCTTGACATGCACCAATGGCAAAATCAAGATCGATAATTTTGCCATACGAAAGCCCTGCAGTTGGATATAAAACCGCAGACTCAATTGCGGCTTTATTCATAAAATCGCCCCAGCCCGTTACGCCGGGGTCTTTGAATACACCGTTACTTACTCCGAAAGCGTCTTCGGGGTTTTGCACTACTGAATGATGCAGATGATCAAGCTGCGGAAAGACACCCATTAGTTTCGTAATGTTGGCGTCTTTCATCGGGCTTTTTAAATGGCGTCGAATACCTTCCGCATCTTCAAAAATATGCCCATCACCGTCTATAACAATTTCGAGATTTGCCATTCTGCACCTCAAGTACGCTACCTATATATTTCTGAAAAGGATATGTCAAGTTTTTAGTCGAATTTTGATGCAATTGTTAGTATTTCGGTATATTCTGCTTGCAAAGCGTCGAATTTGCACATAGGAGTAAAAATGCCTGAATCAACATTGCGGATTATGGACAGCGACGGCCATCTAATTGAATCTAACGAGGAACTAAGCAAATATGTTGACGACTCTATTAAACGTGTAGCGACAGGCCAAATTCCAGCTCAAGACGGACCGTTTCCAACGTTGGACGGCATTCACAATTACTTCAAAGGAAAAGGCGGCTCATTTGGAGGACCAAGGCATACGGCAAGTGATGAACGAACCGGCTCTGGTGAAGATTGGTCTGTTTTTCTCGATAAAACTAATATAGAACAAACCGTGATTTTTCCCACAAAAGGATTAGCAGTGGGTTTCATACAGACACCAGAGTATGCCACTCGCCTTTGCCATGCATACAACGACTATGTGTTTGACCGTTACAGAAACGTAGACAAGAGAATTCACCCAATGGGATTAATTCCTTTGCAAAGCCCGAAGGAAGCTGCAAAAGAATTACGTAGAATAGTGATTGACTTAGGTCTACCTGGTGCAATGCTTCCCTCGACAGGATTGCCTCTTGGATTGGCCCATGAATATTACCATCCTGTTTATGAGGAGGCCGCGGGTTTGGGTTGCGTGCTAGCAATACATGGAGGTTCGAACCGAGGCATTGGTATAGATGATTTTACGGATTTCATAGGCTCTCATATATTGCATCATCCAGTTCCTTTAATGTACGCGTTAGTTTCTTTTGTATATCAGGAAGTTTTCGACAAATACCCAGATCTTAAAGTGTCATTCCTTGAGGGTGGGCCAGGTTGGCTGGTGCCAATTCTTGATCGTGCGATAAGAGATGATGAATTTTTTGGGAAAGTAGCTAGCAAGCCTTTTGATTATTATTTAACTAACGGTAATGTCCAAATTGGCTGTGAAGGAAATGATGCTAGCTTAAGCTATGTTGCATCAAGGATAGGCATTGAACCGTTTGCTTATTCATCAGATTACCCGCACGAAGTTGATTTGGCAGGTGCAATGCATGAAATTGAAGAGACGGTAGAATCCACTTCGTTATCTGATGCCCAGAAGCAAGCTGTACTACATGACAATACTCAAAGATTCTATGGCTTTGATTAGCTATTGGTTACGAAATGAGCTACTCGTTCACCCATCAATATCGCTGCCATATTAGTATTTGCATGCGGAATTGTAGGGATAACTGAGGCGTCCGCAATATATAAATTATCTATGCCATGAACCTTTAGCTGATGATCAACAACAGACATACTGTTATTTGTTGGTCCCATCATGCAAGTTCCTACTCCATGGTGATAGCAGTCATATGTTGTTGTAATGAACTCCTCAATATTCTCACTCTGGTCTGGTTGAATCCTTCTGCTGAAGTAATGAGCCATCGATTCATGCGTAACCAGGTTATCAATGAATTGTAAGGATTTAGCCATAGCCTTAATATCTTTAGAGTCTTGTAGCAAAGCATCATCGATGACTGGGAGCACAGCAGGATCCCTGCTCACAATGTGAACGGAACCTCGAGTGCGTTGTTCGATAAGGTTTGATGTTATCGGAAGCATAGGCTTTAAGCCTGAAACATTTATTGGGGCTCGTAAGAATATATGAAAATCATCATTGACCAAACTGCTGTCAGACTTATATGTAAGCCGGAAGCCAGGGACTAGCCATTCCGGATTGAATCCTTCTGCACACTCATATGTAACAGTAACCGAAGCATGGTCCTGATAATTTGCTCCAACGCCAATTAGCTCATGCTTAGTATCGATACCGAGTCTCCTTAAGTTATATGGATCACCGATACCTGAAAGTTCCAGTATTTGAGGGCTATGGTAAACGCCAGCCGTAAGTACAATTTTATCGGCTGATATTTCACACGCTATGCTGTCTTTAATGTAGCGAACTCCATTTACATGATTGTTTGCCAAGACAAGCTCATGCACTAAAGCATCAGAGATAATTGTTAGATTAGGGCGGCTCCTTGCATTTTGAAGGTATGCTACCGAGGTGGACTGCCTCAATCCGTTCTTCACGTTCGACGCTGCTGGTAAAACTCCCTGTGGATTAGGTGTATTCCAATCGTCTCCTAATGCTAAGCCTGCAGCAATTGAGCGAGTCACAAAATCTTTAACTATGCCCTCGGGTAAATTGCGTAAGTCCATACGGCGAGTAACAGTGATAGGGCCATCATGGCCGTGGTTGAAGCGATCAGGAAAATCGGTGTCAGTTTCAATACGTTTTAAAAATGGCAGGCAGTCTTCGTATGACCAGCCCGAGTTTCCAAGGCTTTCCCATGTGTGAAAGTCATGCTCTGTCGGATGGACAACAGCCATCATATTAACTGAGGAACCGCCTCCCATAATTCTTCCGCTCAGCGGGTAATATATGCTCCCATCCGCTTTACGTTCGGTTGGGTACATAATCGTATATGGCGATTCTAGAATTGCCTGATTCCCCTTCGTACCATCCGCAATCATATCCGGTAATGGGACTGGGTCAGGCCCTGCCTCTAGTAGCAAAACTTCTACAGAAGGGTCTTCGCTTATTCTCGCAGCCGCAGTACATCCCGATGATCCACCGCCAATTATGACGACATCATAAAATTTTGAGTCCATATTACCTCCAAGGTCCGAACGGTTCAGGAAACTAATTCTGAAGCGAGCATAGACGCTTCGCCTTCGGACTGAAATGTGACTACTTGGTTTTGATATTTAACCTCGTAATGCGGCATGCTAGTTGCAGACGTGTATACCTCGTATACGTCTGCCTGGCCATTAATGCCTTTAACTGAAGTTAATAAATTGCGTTCTTCTCCCATTTCGCATGCTCCATATCAGATATCTGAAATTAAAATACCGTTGTATTCTTGCTCTTCTAATTTGCCATCATCGATTGATTGCATAGCAGTTTTAATTTGCGCTGCATTGCTAAAGCCAATGACAAGGCTTGTGATTTCCGGGCAAGATAGAGCAAATCGAGTAGACAATATAGCCAGATCTGTATCCATATCAGGTCCCATACGTTTTACACGTTCCCGTAGTTTTAATTTTTTGAATTTGGTGAGTTCATTACCTTTCGTTTCCGTAAAATTAATCAGATTCCCTGCGGCTAGAACACGTATCGCAAGTACGCCCATTCCGTTGTTAAATGCTCGGGAACCTACTCCATGAAAGTCATTATTTTCAGTGTCATCAGCGCAGTGCGGCGCTGGAGGTGCGGTAATCGCGCTCCTGTTCAGGAGGTTAAAAAGGACATTGATCGTATCAAATTTATTAGAATCAATAAGTTGAAAAACTTCAGAGGCAATCCCTCCAAAGCCAGTAAATCCGGTGAATTTAATTTTCCCTTGCTCACGTAAAACTGTGAACGCTTCAATCACACCATTAGGACCTAAAACGTCTTCTGCGGTTAATTGGGCACCGACTCCTATATTCCCTTTTTCGGATCGCTCAAGACCGATGCGGTTATGTAACTGAATCAAATCTATTGAATCGGTTTGCAATCTTTTTAAGCTGGCTTCAACGGAGGATATAACTGACTGTTTTATGTTATTTAAATCAGGAAGTTCAAGCGCGACCTTTGAGGCAATTATTGGACTTGCTTTGAGTTGATTAAGAGCTCGACCTAGGTTTTCTTCAGATTTTCCTTGACCATATATAGCAGCGGTATCAAATATATTGATACCGGCGTCAATGGCATGCCCAACGAGTAGCTCTTGTTCTAATGGTGTGCCTGCAAGTACTCCTCCGCCTGTAGGCCCGCAACCAAATGCAATTACAGAAAGCGAAAGACCAGTCTTCCCAAGGTCACTATACTTCATGGAAGATCCTTAGAATTTTAATTAGACTTTTGAGGCAAGATGCTCAGTAGCACCTGCTTCAAAGGTTGTTTTGGCTGGTAATACAATATCCAACGACCTGACTCTGTAGGCCTCGCCATTCATAGCCTCTTGAGGCTCGTTACCTTCTTGCAATTCTCTAGCTGCATCAAGTAATCGTTTCCTAACCCGTATTATTGCTTGGTCAGAGCTTACAAGATGCTCTTGGGAGCGATCCATTATTGGTCCACCCATATCAGATTGAACTGCGAAATCTTGAGCAGGTATAGATTTGATTCCAGTGAAAGTCGCCATTTTCTGCGCGGCCCTATCTATGAGGTAATCGTTGGATGCATTTTCTTTAGGTACGTAAGTGCCCGGGATAAGTTCAGGGAAAATCACGCCTCCATTTTCATACTCATTTACCTCTGTATCAGTTAAAGGCCTATCCGGGTGCCATTTGATTCTAAAATAGAGAGTGTGCTCATCATCCATTGGCACACGGACGTTACATTGCAAAGTTTGGCCAACTTGGCTTGCAATCATTGTGTATGACGGCATAAGCCATTGATTTACCCTCCAATAATTTTCCCCTTCACTAGTATCGCGGTGTGCAGCCAACATAACCCCGTACTCTGTGTCAGTTATAGTCCAGGTCGGGGCTCTGTCCTCAGTCAATTGCGGCCGGGGTACTCCTCCAAGCTGAATTGAATTTGAGCCGATTGTCGCGGTATTAAGCCTACTATGCAAAAAGCCTACATGGCTTGAATCAATATCGCCTTCAGCTGTTTGCAAATAGTTACCATCGATAAACATTTTTGAGATGTACCTATGGGAATCTGGAACTCTAGCCCATTCCATTTCCGGGAAGGCAGGGTTTGAGCTTTTCGGTCCCATGTAAATCCATATCAATCCTCCACGCTCAATTGCGGGGTAGGCCGAAAATGCCTGTACTTTGTCTTTGTATGTATCACCTTCAGGTGAATTAGGAATGTCAATGCAGTTACCATCTACATCGAATTTCCATCCATGGTACACACAGCGAAGGCCATCGTTTTCATTACGACCGTAAAAAAGGCTTGAAAGGCGATGAGGGCAACGTTGGTCAAGGAAACCAATTCTTCCTGATGAATCTTTAAACGCAATTAGGCGTTCTCCCAAAATAGTTAAACGTACTGGAGTGCAATCAGGAGAGGGTAGTTCTTCAGCCATAAGTGCAGGTAACCAAAACCGCCTAAAAAGCTCTCCCATTGGAGCTCCTGCATCTGTTTCAGTCATTAATTTATTATCCTCAATGCTTAGCATTTCATCCTCCTACCTAATTTTGGAACCTAGCGTTTATCGCGAGGAAGTAAAAGACAGTACCTAGGATCAATTGTAATTGCTATTTTGCTTCCGTTTGCAGCAATTGGGCTTCCCAAGCGCTTTGCAATCACATTTGAGCCACCCATTTCTAGTTCATATTCAGTCATTTCACCTAGAAACGTAGCATTAGTTACTGTTGCTGGTAAAGAATTCTCAGTTTTTTTAGTTCGAGTTGATATTTCCATATGCTCCGGACGAAGAATCAAGTTGTATTTCTGATTTTCTTTTATTCCCTTGGACGCACATATCACACTAGAACCATCAGGGAGTGTAGCAACTGCAAGTGTTTTCTCAGTGTCTTGGAAACTAGTCACAATGACATCAATTTCATTCGCATTTCCAAGAAAATCTGCAACGTATCCTGAATTGGGATAAGCATATACATCAGAAGGTGTCCCTTCTTGCACAATCACTCCGTCCTGCATTACAGCAATCCTGTCTGACAGCGCAAGTGCCTCAATTTGGTCGTGTGTTACATATAGGCTTGTGATATTGAGGCGACTAACTAATGATTTCAATTCTCTCCTTGTTTCTTCTCGTAACTTCGCATCTAGGTTACTCAGAGGCTCGTCTAAAAGAAGGAGAGTGGGCTCAAGAGCTAGTGCTCTAGCAAGCGCGACTCGCTGTTGTTGGCCACCACTTAGATAAGGAGCTGGTCGATTGGCGTAATCGCCAAGCCGAACCATATCTAAAGCGTCCTTTGCTTTAGTTACAGCTTCTGTCTTACCCAAGCCCGGTCGCCCTTTTCGTAATGGTACAGCAACGTTTTCCAGTACGGTCATATGTGGCCAAATTGCATAAGACTGAAACACCATAGCGCAATCTCTTTTATATGTGGGGACTGAAATGTTTCTTGTACCTGAGAATACTAATGTGTCACCTACAATGATTTCTCCTTGATCTGGTGTCTCAAGGCCGGCGACGCTTCTGAGTGTACTTGTCTTACCACAGCCGGACGGGCCAAGGAGAGTGTAAAACTCTCCTTGGCCAATCTCAAAAGAAACACCCTTTACAGCTTGAACAGAGCCTAAACTAGAGGAGTGATAGGAAAGTTTTAAATCCGAAATATTTAACATGCTCTGTAACCTCAAGCTTTCTAAAAGTTAGTTTTACGCACCAGTCCAAATTTTCATTACTTTGCCACGTAGATCAGTACGCATTTTACCTTGTTCCGCACCTGCCCAAGTTTGAGTAGGTGCATTCTCTACTCCTTGAGCTTTTAAGATTTCTCCTAAGGCACCAGTCTTGTCTGTTACATGGAATTGATAATGAGGTGCGATTGCAACCAAATTACGTCCTTCGGCAACGTACCAAGCAGCAAATAATTGCGCCATGCTTTGGTTTGCACCTTTAAGCGCGCATATGTTGACCTGGAAGTAGGGTATCAAGTCTGAAGGAATTACAACGTCAATGGGTGCACCCTTGGACTTATTCTGAAGAGCCGTACCTACGCTAGCAATACCAATAGGAGTTTCACCAGAAATTACGCTCTTTACGACTCCTACCGAACCACCCGAAACTACAACTATCTCGTTAGCTTTAGTTTTCTCTGCGTAATCAAGGATCTTCTCTTCACCCCAATTGATACCCACCGTACCGAGTGGGAATCCGCCGCTCATCATACCAACAAGACCTTTGACTTTGGGGTCCCAAAGTCCATCCCATGTCGTGGGTATTTCAGATTTTTTCAGGCGTTCGGTGTTATAAGCAAACCCGTAGACTGAGCTTGTGTCAGCCAGACAATGACCAACAATTTCCTTCTCAGTTGCGCCATGGATTGTCTTCAGCTGCTCAAGTGAGGAGCCTTCAAACAAAGGCCCAAAGGTTCCTAGCCAATCAACATCTTGCATACCACCTTTACCAATGGTCGGAAGCATATTGGGAGAGCTACCGCCTTTGGCGATGTCTGAGCTAATTTTGCCGGCTTCAGCTTCTTGAGCTAGAACAGTAACGTATTCCTTAGGATGCTGAGCAAAATGCTCTATGGTGACGGGAAAGCCAAATTTTTCCTGAAAGCCATTCTGAAGAAGTTCAATTTGCTCTTTTGGAAAGCCGCTTGTTCGTACATTCACTTTCCCTTCTGATTTAGCTTCTTCAATGATTGCACGCAATCCTGCAGGCAATCCATCAAATTTCCCGGGCGTAGGCGTGGCCGTAGCTACGGGCTTGGGCTCGGGCGTTGGAGTGGGGTCACTCCCGCAACTGACAATAAGCAATCCTAAACTAAGGGTCGCTAGTATGAACAACATTTTAGTTTTCATGTTCAATCTCCTTAAAAAAATTATCGAATCCTTCCAGTCCGAATCCTCCTTCCATAAAAATATTCAATTTGCTCCGGCGTTGTCATTTTGAAATAAACGCCTAGAAGCAAAGGCCATGATCATTACAGCAATAACTAATAAGACAATTGGAGCAGCACCGGCCTCTGGACCACCATTTTCGAATCTCTGGAAAATTATATTTGCCATCATAGGGCTACTAAATCCTGCTAAAAACAACGGCAAAGTGAAGTTTCTTACTATATGAACTGCTGCCCACATCCATCCATTTAAAAGCGCCGGTAACATAAGCACTATAGTGATACGGAAAAACGTATTTACAGGGCTCAAACCGCTAGTCATTGCAGCTTCTTCAAGACTTTTATCTAGCTGTATTTGAGCAGCGTTGGTCAAGCGTGTTGTAAACGCCAATAATCCAATTGTGTATCCGATAATCAATAAAATTATGCTTCCATAGAGCGGCGTAGGTATGAAAAGTACCAAAAGCGCTAACGAGACAACTGTTGCAGGTAAAGCAAGTGGGGAAAATGCAACAATATTAATCAATTTTGTTATAGGCGAAGGCCGCCTTACAACAAGCCATGAGATGACTGCAGCTAAGCCAACAACCAGAGTAGATGAAACAAGTACAACTATTATTGTGTTGATGACGGCTGAATTAAATCTTGGGTTTTCAAATAGATCTTGATAATTAATAAAGCTGAAATAGCTTAGAGCCTCAAATGAAGGAGTTCGGTAGTACGGCAGGAAGCTACTCCAGAGCAGCATAAGGAAAGGCGCAATGACTTGTGCAAGGAAATACAAGAGAACAATGCCCAATGCTAGCCATTTAAATTTCTTTAATCCAATACGCTTGGGCCTAAAACCTTTTCCCGTAACAACAGAAAATCGCGCGCTATCTCGTAATACTCTAAGGTATATATACATAAAAAATGCTGCAGCAACCATCGAGATTAGTCCGAATGTTGCTGCGATCCCATAATTAGGTTCGCCCTCTAGTGCACCAGATCGGGTCAAGAGAAATAACTGGGTGCTTAGCACCGGTATTCCAGCTCTAGTGCCAATTGCAAGAGGGATTTCAAATATTGCCAAAGCGACCACCCCGTAGTAGGCGATCACTCCCATTGTTCCAGGGCGCATCAAAGGCACCGTGATCCTACGAAGCACATTAAGTCGATTAAACCCCACAGTTGAACCTGCCTCTTCTAGCGCAGGGTCCATATTTCGAAAATTTGCTAGGAGTAAAAGCCACATAGTTGGTGCTACTGCAAGGCCTGTCACAAAAATCATTCCCCAAATGGAATATATAGAGAAAGGGCCTCGCATTGTCGTTAGCTCAAATAAATCACGAACCCAAACATTGATTGCACCAGCGTTAGGGCCTAAAAGCAAAAGCCAGCCGGTGGCCGTCGCAAAGGGGGGGATCGCCATAGGGATAAACATCAAGCTGTAGAGCAATGTTCGCCCTGGCATGTCTGTTCGTTCTACTAGCCATGCTAAAACTAGGGCAATTGATAGGCCGAAAGTGATTGAGCCCGCTGCGTAGCCAATCGTATTAAGAAGTAATCTATACGTAGAAGGGTCGCCGAAGACTTTGTCGTAATTATTGAAATTAAAAGAAGCTAGCGCATCACCAACACCGATTGAATCCGGAGCCCCGAATGTAAACAGAATCATCACGACCATAGGAACCCCGATGGCTACTGTTAATAGGATAAGTATGCCTAGCGGTAGAGCGTTACTCCTGATAGTCGTTAGTAACCTATTGGGTGATGTGCTTAAGGGCGCAGTAGTCATTAATTTAAGTTATAACACCCATCAATTTTTCGGTCTTTCTATATAAATCAACTATTGTGTCTCTATCCGGACAATATCTATCAACGTCATCGTCAATATATAGCCAGCCGCCTTTAGATTTCTTATGAAAGTTGGAACGATAATAAAGCGCCGGCCGAGCGCTCCTACCAGTAAATAGCCGGTCAGAAACTTCGTCAGGCTGAGTTAGTGCGAGCTCGGGGCGATGAGCTTCAGATTTATTCCAAAATATATTCATTGGCTCACCCCCGTCCTGAACAACTTGTATTTGTTCTTTAAGCAGGCGCCTGTAAGCGATCACACAAACATCTGAAACTCCAAGGTGTTCACGCGTTCGGTCAGTAATATTGCCCTGTGCCCACCACGCGATCATGTCCTGTGAAAGCACGTTATCAAGAATTGGTTCGCCGTTTTCGTAGTATAAGTCGACTTCTGCATAGGGAATGCTTTCTTGTTCAGGGACGTCTACCCCGTCAGGGAAGTCATAATAAAAATATTGTAAATGCCAAGTATGCGTATCATCTAAGGGAACGCCTATTTGATAAGACTTTCGTATAGTGCCAGGAGCGTATGGTTCAAATGAAAGCAAATATGGAAACAATATCGAATTAGAACCTACTGTCCACGATGGCTCTGATTCACTTTTGTCAGATTCCAAATTACCTTTAGTAAAGCCGAATTTATTCCACACAGGCCTGTATTTGGTATAAACGCCTTTGTCTAGACGATCTTTTTGCGCTTTCATTGTCGCGTTATAGCGAGCCTGCGGATCATCTGTCAGTAAACCTTGTAACTCTAGCGCGTACTGTGCAAGGCGACCATGCAAGTACACTGCATGGCCTAAATCGCCCCTGTTCTCCATTACCTGTAGCCAGTTACAAGGAAGTATATGCGCAACAATTTGTCTAAATCCTCCAGGCCATACAAATAGATCCCATTGAGGCAGTAGAGGCATTGGCTCAGGTCCAAGGTAAGCCCATATTAAGCCGCCCATTTCCTCAACTGGATAGTTTGTGATTTGTATTTTTTCAGGAAAAGTACTGTCTGGAGGGTCAAGTGGCATCTCGAGGCATTGCCCTTTTTCATTAAATAGCCACCCGTGATATGCACATCTTAAGCCGCTTTCTTCCGGTATTGCGTATTCCAAGCTCGTCATTCTGTGCGGGCAATTAAGCTCCAGTAGACCATATTTACCCGAC
This window contains:
- a CDS encoding iron ABC transporter permease translates to MTTAPLSTSPNRLLTTIRSNALPLGILILLTVAIGVPMVVMILFTFGAPDSIGVGDALASFNFNNYDKVFGDPSTYRLLLNTIGYAAGSITFGLSIALVLAWLVERTDMPGRTLLYSLMFIPMAIPPFATATGWLLLLGPNAGAINVWVRDLFELTTMRGPFSIYSIWGMIFVTGLAVAPTMWLLLLANFRNMDPALEEAGSTVGFNRLNVLRRITVPLMRPGTMGVIAYYGVVALAIFEIPLAIGTRAGIPVLSTQLFLLTRSGALEGEPNYGIAATFGLISMVAAAFFMYIYLRVLRDSARFSVVTGKGFRPKRIGLKKFKWLALGIVLLYFLAQVIAPFLMLLWSSFLPYYRTPSFEALSYFSFINYQDLFENPRFNSAVINTIIVVLVSSTLVVGLAAVISWLVVRRPSPITKLINIVAFSPLALPATVVSLALLVLFIPTPLYGSIILLIIGYTIGLLAFTTRLTNAAQIQLDKSLEEAAMTSGLSPVNTFFRITIVLMLPALLNGWMWAAVHIVRNFTLPLFLAGFSSPMMANIIFQRFENGGPEAGAAPIVLLVIAVMIMAFASRRLFQNDNAGAN
- a CDS encoding Rieske 2Fe-2S domain-containing protein; amino-acid sequence: MLSTEENELLTQVGPSTPGGDLMRKYWHPIAATETFDSKPVQKVRILGEELSLYKDRSGKYGLLELNCPHRMTSLEYAIPEESGLRCAYHGWLFNEKGQCLEMPLDPPDSTFPEKIQITNYPVEEMGGLIWAYLGPEPMPLLPQWDLFVWPGGFRQIVAHILPCNWLQVMENRGDLGHAVYLHGRLAQYALELQGLLTDDPQARYNATMKAQKDRLDKGVYTKYRPVWNKFGFTKGNLESDKSESEPSWTVGSNSILFPYLLSFEPYAPGTIRKSYQIGVPLDDTHTWHLQYFYYDFPDGVDVPEQESIPYAEVDLYYENGEPILDNVLSQDMIAWWAQGNITDRTREHLGVSDVCVIAYRRLLKEQIQVVQDGGEPMNIFWNKSEAHRPELALTQPDEVSDRLFTGRSARPALYYRSNFHKKSKGGWLYIDDDVDRYCPDRDTIVDLYRKTEKLMGVIT
- a CDS encoding ABC transporter ATP-binding protein, producing MLNISDLKLSYHSSSLGSVQAVKGVSFEIGQGEFYTLLGPSGCGKTSTLRSVAGLETPDQGEIIVGDTLVFSGTRNISVPTYKRDCAMVFQSYAIWPHMTVLENVAVPLRKGRPGLGKTEAVTKAKDALDMVRLGDYANRPAPYLSGGQQQRVALARALALEPTLLLLDEPLSNLDAKLREETRRELKSLVSRLNITSLYVTHDQIEALALSDRIAVMQDGVIVQEGTPSDVYAYPNSGYVADFLGNANEIDVIVTSFQDTEKTLAVATLPDGSSVICASKGIKENQKYNLILRPEHMEISTRTKKTENSLPATVTNATFLGEMTEYELEMGGSNVIAKRLGSPIAANGSKIAITIDPRYCLLLPRDKR
- a CDS encoding Rieske 2Fe-2S domain-containing protein, which gives rise to MLSIEDNKLMTETDAGAPMGELFRRFWLPALMAEELPSPDCTPVRLTILGERLIAFKDSSGRIGFLDQRCPHRLSSLFYGRNENDGLRCVYHGWKFDVDGNCIDIPNSPEGDTYKDKVQAFSAYPAIERGGLIWIYMGPKSSNPAFPEMEWARVPDSHRYISKMFIDGNYLQTAEGDIDSSHVGFLHSRLNTATIGSNSIQLGGVPRPQLTEDRAPTWTITDTEYGVMLAAHRDTSEGENYWRVNQWLMPSYTMIASQVGQTLQCNVRVPMDDEHTLYFRIKWHPDRPLTDTEVNEYENGGVIFPELIPGTYVPKENASNDYLIDRAAQKMATFTGIKSIPAQDFAVQSDMGGPIMDRSQEHLVSSDQAIIRVRKRLLDAARELQEGNEPQEAMNGEAYRVRSLDIVLPAKTTFEAGATEHLASKV
- a CDS encoding extracellular solute-binding protein — translated: MKTKMLFILATLSLGLLIVSCGSDPTPTPEPKPVATATPTPGKFDGLPAGLRAIIEEAKSEGKVNVRTSGFPKEQIELLQNGFQEKFGFPVTIEHFAQHPKEYVTVLAQEAEAGKISSDIAKGGSSPNMLPTIGKGGMQDVDWLGTFGPLFEGSSLEQLKTIHGATEKEIVGHCLADTSSVYGFAYNTERLKKSEIPTTWDGLWDPKVKGLVGMMSGGFPLGTVGINWGEEKILDYAEKTKANEIVVVSGGSVGVVKSVISGETPIGIASVGTALQNKSKGAPIDVVIPSDLIPYFQVNICALKGANQSMAQLFAAWYVAEGRNLVAIAPHYQFHVTDKTGALGEILKAQGVENAPTQTWAGAEQGKMRTDLRGKVMKIWTGA
- a CDS encoding amidohydrolase; this translates as MPESTLRIMDSDGHLIESNEELSKYVDDSIKRVATGQIPAQDGPFPTLDGIHNYFKGKGGSFGGPRHTASDERTGSGEDWSVFLDKTNIEQTVIFPTKGLAVGFIQTPEYATRLCHAYNDYVFDRYRNVDKRIHPMGLIPLQSPKEAAKELRRIVIDLGLPGAMLPSTGLPLGLAHEYYHPVYEEAAGLGCVLAIHGGSNRGIGIDDFTDFIGSHILHHPVPLMYALVSFVYQEVFDKYPDLKVSFLEGGPGWLVPILDRAIRDDEFFGKVASKPFDYYLTNGNVQIGCEGNDASLSYVASRIGIEPFAYSSDYPHEVDLAGAMHEIEETVESTSLSDAQKQAVLHDNTQRFYGFD
- a CDS encoding GMC family oxidoreductase N-terminal domain-containing protein, with product MDSKFYDVVIIGGGSSGCTAAARISEDPSVEVLLLEAGPDPVPLPDMIADGTKGNQAILESPYTIMYPTERKADGSIYYPLSGRIMGGGSSVNMMAVVHPTEHDFHTWESLGNSGWSYEDCLPFLKRIETDTDFPDRFNHGHDGPITVTRRMDLRNLPEGIVKDFVTRSIAAGLALGDDWNTPNPQGVLPAASNVKNGLRQSTSVAYLQNARSRPNLTIISDALVHELVLANNHVNGVRYIKDSIACEISADKIVLTAGVYHSPQILELSGIGDPYNLRRLGIDTKHELIGVGANYQDHASVTVTYECAEGFNPEWLVPGFRLTYKSDSSLVNDDFHIFLRAPINVSGLKPMLPITSNLIEQRTRGSVHIVSRDPAVLPVIDDALLQDSKDIKAMAKSLQFIDNLVTHESMAHYFSRRIQPDQSENIEEFITTTYDCYHHGVGTCMMGPTNNSMSVVDHQLKVHGIDNLYIADASVIPTIPHANTNMAAILMGERVAHFVTNS
- a CDS encoding aldo/keto reductase, which gives rise to MKYSDLGKTGLSLSVIAFGCGPTGGGVLAGTPLEQELLVGHAIDAGINIFDTAAIYGQGKSEENLGRALNQLKASPIIASKVALELPDLNNIKQSVISSVEASLKRLQTDSIDLIQLHNRIGLERSEKGNIGVGAQLTAEDVLGPNGVIEAFTVLREQGKIKFTGFTGFGGIASEVFQLIDSNKFDTINVLFNLLNRSAITAPPAPHCADDTENNDFHGVGSRAFNNGMGVLAIRVLAAGNLINFTETKGNELTKFKKLKLRERVKRMGPDMDTDLAILSTRFALSCPEITSLVIGFSNAAQIKTAMQSIDDGKLEEQEYNGILISDI